The sequence GGTATTGGTGGTTCTTTTATGGCACGTACCTTGTCTTCAGTTGGATGGATTCCACTGACATTGGTCATGTGGCCTAGTACTCAACTTGGCTCTTGACGTTTCTCCTCTCGTAAATGTATTCCACTCTCCTGTAACTTGCTCATAACTTTCTCTAGAAGTACATTGTGTTCCTGCTCAGTGGGGGGCGGCTATCAGTATGTAACATGCCACAGGTACGTTtcgtctgggtgataaaaattacaaagagttatacatactgtattattttATGGCTTTTTCTATTGGTAAAACTTCATATttttacctttgaaatcaccttcacagcattagtgaccttttcttttcttttttttttgtggtcTTCAACTTGCACAGCTAGGctgttgcaattccagagattcagaaaccccctctgaaaatttctagatccgcccctggttgtGCTCCATATTCTGTCTATATCCACTTTCCCCACTACTTTCATTTCATGTCCTGAATAACCTTGTAATGGTCTACCCTGGTACGGCTTGACAGgctctcaccatttgtcataaTCTTCTGCTGCTGTTCTGACATGACTGATACCACTGCTCCAGTATCTAATTCCATTCGGACTGGATTATGATTTATCTTTAAATGTACATAGTATCCTTGTGTCACTCCCCCAGTAATGGTCCACAGTTTCAAGTCATCAGTGCTACTGCCATCTTCACACTGTACTAGTGGTCAAGGGGGACTGCTATCGACATTAGGTATCACCTGTTTGACAGCCTTGTCAGAAGCTGCTGGCAATTTAGTTGATGACTTGCATAATGGCCTCTCTTTCCGCACTTGTAGCATAGACTCTGCCAAAGACAGCACACGTGGCCATGTTTCCACAGCACTGGCATTGCTTGGTGTATCTCACAACATTGATATCAGACTCTTCATTTTGCTGCCCCTCCAAAACAGCCATTTCATCTGCCGTAGCTACGTATATCCAGTGCCTTCTGTAACATCAACTCTGATTCAGCAAGTAATTTCTTCTGTGCCTTACCATGCTGTAAACCACACACCAATCTATCCCATAATGCTTCGTAAAGAAATGTGCCAAAGTCGCAGGTGTGGGCTAGGCATCGTAGCTGAATAACAAACTCATTGACAGGCTTGCTGGGAAGTTGGTCTCGTTTATGAAAGGTGAATCGCTCTGCAATGACTGGTGGCTTTGGTTTGAAGTGTTTGGTTAAGGCTTCCTTAATCATCTCCAGTGTACAGTCTTTGGGAGCCTTGAGCGTGACCAAATTCTTCAGGGTTGCATAAGTCTGGGAGCCCAAACCAGTGAGCAAGTGCAcaacttgtttctctactttaaCGCTGGTCATGGCAAAGAACATTTCTAGTCTTTTAAAATAGTCCTCAATATCATCAGACTCCTTGTAGCGTTCAAACTTCACTGCTGAATGAGCCATCCTCGTTGCCACTGTTAAGGATTAGAGCGATACAACCAAACGAGGAACGACTCCATTATTATCAAATCTACAATCACGTGCACTTACATCCATGtgtgcaaaattaatattaaatacactacaatcatcaattactgaaaatgaatacacttcactttcaactatgttcagcatGTTACACAGCGCTATaaataaagaacagtaggagaagcgctTTTGCAATCAACCTGGTTTCTACAGAAAGTAGGAATGATTCCctttgtaaatgtagtaatcAGTCACAGGGAAGCCATTTTGTGCTGCCATGAATTGACGCCTTGGGCTGTCAGTAAAATGAAATatataggacacaaaggaggacaaacgTATGTCCATGATGTgcgcattgtacgtactgtggtatgccaaaaaggcaccagtcagtgtctaacaataaaaaaatcaagcccataaccttaaCCATTATTGAATTACACTGATCTGAAGagatcagtcagtcagtcagtcagtcagtcagcagaaaattttattgaataatcttttttttttaattgtagcaAGCGCTTCTGGTCACACTGAAGGAACTTTTAgaattatacctaaccaatactgccaaagtgcCATGAAGTGTATGTATTGTGCGgctagtttctggtcaatatagGTTTGTGCTAATATATTGTACTGTGCATGGGAGAATCAAAGTGccaacacatactgtatatttcaTATAGTACCAATTATCCACGTACACTTGCGTCACACAGTATAGTTatgcagtacagttatgtaagcAAACAATCCCACTCCAACAGTATGATCCTATCAGTTAGTTCTATGAGTAGAAATAGCTAACATGAACACTTAGTGATGGtttgatcactgaaaattgaagcGGTTTGGGCACTCGAGATGAACACTCCAAGcaaaatgaccaggaagtacaatatagcacttaaagcactgcctatggttgtatgtacaaaaatacagcacttggctttgcctcgtgctatattagCCTCACAACATCCCCCCCTTGTGCTATATTTCCATGCACTCATGCGGTATTGCCTTAATCAAGAGTAAATTTTAAATAAAATGTCTAACTCCAGTGTGGGCCATCAAAATGACAGCTACAAGTCCACGGGTTTCCCTTGAATTTACAGAAAGGGTGTTAATATGATTTAGCTTGCATACAGTGACTTTCAAGGGGCTACTCAAAGTCACCAAGCTTCTAAAGTGTTAACTTATTCAATCAGCACTTATATCATAGACGTGAATTTACTATAATATCCAGAAAGACTTAtggctgtcatttttgatggctCATACTGGAGTTAGACAACCTCTCTTATTAATTACTCTAACATGcagtactatagtatgtttCTCCAATTGCTCTAGTTCAGTTAGGTAGTAAATGTATGACATTGTTATGTCTATGCATATAATAAACCCTACAGCTGAGATGTCATGCTGTTTATGTACAGGCACAGATTGAATGCAGAAGAATTCCACATCCCAGCTGGTGTGGCTCCTTAGGAACTGCACTACTGGTTTGGAGTTTTACTGCATTCAAATACTAAAATTCCAATTCTCATACATTAATAACACATTTGAGGATCCTTTGTGGTATGGTAACtattatgtacagtggaaccttagttctccgaaccccttgggaccctGGGTGGTCTATAAGTCTGTAAAGTCCATATTtgtgaaactgtgtataaataacctttttgaaaagtttcagtattatcaacagaacagtcactacaaaaatactctaatagagcagtcatttctgtagtttggttaagatgagtggggtccagataactgaggttacAGTGTACACTGTATAGGAATTTTCTATATGTGCTAATGTTTTGTACACAATAGTTATTTGGTAACTGATCAGAATTTAAAGAATGTGAAGCATGAATGTATGTCATTTGTAATTTCtgtataaataattatatttattatgCATACTGTAATGTCATTGTTTTAAAGAATACATGAATGTACAATAGTTGTATCTATAATTTATATAGGGTCATTATCGGTTAGCAGAAGCATGTAGCTATTCACCAATGCATTGTAAAGAAGCACTTACCAACTATCATACATCTTACTCACTTGAGGAGGATATTACCACATATTGCAAGTACTTCATATTAGCAGTGGGTGTTGGTAAGTGGATATGCATATCCTTCCAGGAGTAAATACAGGGTTTTTTAAATGATTGGTTAGTTAGAGTAATTTCACTGCATGCCCTGACATCCTATTTGAGTTCAGTTGTCACCTAgataagagagttcagctacaagttagtcacccagtagagaattcatctacaaacagtCCATCCTATACACATGACTTTAGATTTGTCTCCTTTTCTTCTTGCTACTATACTTCAAAATCAGCACTACTCATGTTAGCTGTTTGCAAATTACTCACAACTTTCAAGTGTAATTATTTTTGTCATGCCTATTGCCCAAACGTCCTACAAAAAAATAATTGAAATTGTTTTACAGATATGAGTAAATGGAAGAGTTTTTTAATGTGAAAATGTATTAAGTAtgaaaatcaagatactctaatagagcagtcatgcaccTACAGTATGTAAAGACCATGTACAATCAACTACCTTGTTGTCAACTGAGACATGATGTGAAATTATAGATGATCTTAGGATAACGTGATTGTTAACTCACAAAGCCGCTGGCTGCCACTTCACCGATGAATTAAAAAATTTCATTGGATGCAAGAGAAATGGGGCACAAAAATGAGACAACAAATAAATATGGCATTAAAGTCTCATTCTCTATCTGGAGATGACGAGCACTTTCTTTGGTGCAAAAACAGTTTCAATGCATAAGCTTGTGAGAAACATGGATGACAGCAAAGGAAGGTAGACGGACAAACAATCAGCTTTCCAGGTACAAATATCCCTATTAATGGTAGAAAATCATTGATCATTAGTGTTAAACATTGAACTTTTATGTGAAAAGACCAATTGTGAGGTGTTACATAACACAGTAATGTTATCTAGGTATAGTTACTCTCCTCCATACAAATGTCTTGTTCCGATGTTTATGTTTAGCAAATATTACACCTACTTAGTATAATGTATGTACCATGTACAGTATAAAGTCAACGTATATCCCTAACACATATAGGACATAACCCTGTGGTTCCTGAAGTGCTTGAAACATATACACCAATGCTAGAAAAATTGATATGTCAACCACAATTTAACTTCATTCACTTGGAAGTTTTACTGTTAAAGCAGTGCAGCATACCAATCCCAAACATAAAATGTGGTATCGCAATACAAAAATGTTCTACATTTTGTATAAAAGAACTATCTGCACTGATGAAACTAGGACTACAATGGAACTTGGTGGTAGCATTGATTAACCATGGAACTGTTCCTGATGAGGCTGCCATTGAAGTTTCTATACACATATACAACAaatccgtatcaacactttttattgctgaGAAAGTTCTAGGGGTTGTTCAATATGATCATCTACTTTCTCTGGCGATTTCCAAGGAATGGCATGGTCAGTTTGTAAACTACTGCATCAGTCAAGGTGGAAAGTTTTCTCCTAATGACATATGGTCTGTGCTAAAATGGAAAGATGACAGTAAAATAAAATCTCTGTTTAAAAAGTTATTAAAGAATGGTGGAAGTGTCAATGTCAAGAATAGCAAAGGACAGTGTCCACTTAATTTTCTGCTGGAAAATAACATGTTCACAAGAGTTTTGATTTTACTAAAATATAATGCAGATACAAGTGCTGTTGATATCACTAACCtaatcacaaaattaataaagttaAAGGCTGGAGTAACTGATTATTCCATAAAGGCATTGAAAGGTATCATTGAATGCAAAGGAACAATTGCTGATATTAAAGATGAGCTCAATGCATCACTGACTGTTGCCTTTAAGAGTGAACACTATGAATTAGCagctttgttaattgaatacgGTGCTGATATCACTCATATTACTGACAAGTCTACAACTCCTGTTCATGTTGCCACAACAATTACTTTGCATATAAAAGGTACTTAAGTTACTGTTTTATTCTCTTTCTTAGGCTACCAGTTAATTGTACACAAACATATAAACATATAATCAACTCAAGAGTGACATACCGTATCTAGGGAATAGTGcaattaaataaaaataaacattTGTACAATGGTATACCGTATACACAGAAATTTTCGCGGTGTGTATATTTCACGGTTTTGTCCTTAGTCAGGATTTTCACGTTTTAAATTTCAAGGATGCCTCTAATCCCAGAATTTtgcattttaaatttcatggatTGCTGTTGCTCGATTTGAAATTTTTGTTCTCAACTACACAGCTACGAAGGGTCTGCACATTGAAAATTTACTTCAATCATCGTACAGATTGCTAAAGCATGTCTAAACCAAGTAGCACAATAGCGGCAATCTCTGTACAAGACATACCGGTAGTCTTGCAGTAGGTCAGCTTcattcgtgagccacgcccactttaaaATCTGAAAGTGTGATACGGTTTGTGAGCATATGTGGAGTTCACATATGCCTACaacactatcacacacacaccaggAGCCACACTGATTTATTAGTTTATTAGTAAGGTGAGTTGAAGTTTGTAGGACACACATAAATTTTCACACGATAAAATTTCACGGTAGCTAGCTTTACTGACCGTGAAAACCGTGAAAATTGCGTACCACGAAAATTTCTGGGTATACTATTTCAGTTGGATATGTACTGCTATGGCTAAAGTAGGAGGTAAACATGTATACTACATATTGTGAATTCAAatgttgataaaatttttgttttggTACTTTTACTGCATCTCCGCTAGAGCCTACCTACATTTACGTGAGCTCCCTCTATGTTCACATGTAAATTTGTCCACTACTATATGGATATACATAGGCCTTAATGTCTCATCCATGACTGTGTTGCAGTTTTTCATACCGCATTAATGATATTTGTACTATTGGTTGCTGAAAGCAGTTATCAAACGGTATGCTAGTGCactttaagtagggatcccccccccaaaaaaaaatctaatgtctaaaaacaagaaaacacatacaggtggccagatatagttTAAAATCTCTGAAACTTGAATTTTCGTCCgactgcctgccagcctgccttcAGCCTGcccacctgcctgcctgaccgcattacaaggctggaggccaaatgaagcagcacacagccactattttacaccacaataactaATTCACCAGTGgggtgtgccttttggggttccaactaCTGTGCCTGTTATCTTCAGTTAGGCTGTCTTtgtccttcttcatgcaatgcaCAGCTcagtggaaaaatccctactcCGGAATTGAACAAAAAATGATTTTTATAACATGCcattgtagggattttcccaccgatctatgctgtaataccatcgttcttctcatgtttcactactttttattgcttggatccctacttcacttttaaattaattttttttaatataaTAGTAAATTACTTCTTGAAGTTAGTGATAATAGCTAGAGCAGACTGGTAAGTTTCATTCTGAGTCATGTAATTCAACTACCGAGttaagtataagaaaaatttaggaattttgagttcgattagagatcatagaaaataagtagggaaacaagggaggtcgcttacacctgcagatatactagtgaacaatccctaattcagtcatggtttctatgatccctaatcaaacttaaaatttcttaatttttccttatacttgtttgtttacttttttgtaacattattatgactggtgaatcagcacatactacatcaaaagaaaggatggcaccagagttaatgtttcgTCTGAAcccgtgccccagctatcagttattgacttgaaagtgaagtggctattatgcttcactttcagctatgttcaacccattacacagtgctacaaatgaagaacacctCTGTAAACAATCCAGTCACTgcggaaaatatggacaattcccatttacaaatgggaagccatgcatcacacTGCCGCGAATCAACACTTTGGgcagtcagtgaaaagaaatgagacacaaactcacaaaggaggacaaaggtaagtccatgatgcatgtattttacatactgcagtatgccaaaaggcacatctaggaatgaagcaacgtcaaacagtgaaaaaatcaagcctgtagccttagccattatcgagttacgcttggctgaaagcatcaggcaggtagttagtcagtcagtagaacattccattgattttttttttaaatttgaagCTACCTATTGGAACCATTTAGGGTTgtgctgaaggcacttttgataCCTAACAAatgctgccaaggcaccaggatggtattgtgaagttagttttgggtgatatttttggccaaacctccatgattcctaatatccacacaaaaacagccaagctatgaaaaaatggtgcggcctaaAAAAGcctggtgaaaaaagttgtgaaatcaaaagtgcatggcggccaagaaatggctgcaatgatgttaatgctagtaaattttaacaatgcacacagccattattaaatttttttagcattaacatcattgcagccatttcttggccgccacctttgatttcacaacctttttcacccaggctttttaaggccgcaccattttttcatagcttggctgtttttgtgtggatttcacttctttttgtactttataaggccccaaaaccagcctatgactgactttgaggtttgtttttactgacATTTCTTCTTTTGTATGTAGATACATTGATgcttattgaagacagacttatacatgtatttcattgcatgatttaattcaatatttgataatattattgtaatactctaatagagttcACATTTTTGagtacttctaatagaacatacatagaatgttctagaacaatctagtacttctattggtagatctatgaaattacaaatgtttgattataagcagatttcaactagaatatcatttataaagcagaaattaagtgaggtgatcagtcaaggtagcagtggttcagtggttaaggatgcaggtgttaggtatggaggtccctggttcgaactctggtaagctttttttcgacattttttgcataCCTTTTTTACctcatggtgactgctctattagagtatctcgatcctttgattttacacttgcttagtttttgctttataactttgtcgctgtaactctattgctattcaaactaacAAAcagcactgctacaatgatcagcctatctacgcaccaattttcaagctatttctttacttggtttaccctgtagccgtgatagaagtttggttttttttacgtgaataaatgctcataaatCCTTGAATATTGCTCAGATTCTcatcaaacttggtacgtgaatccaccattacacactcttcatttgtgccaaagatcgaggcaatcgagttacacgtttgcattttatagcaatttttgcaaagtatgcaaaaagaaatcgaagcccccatagccccccccccccccccccccgtatggcataagaagaaaaaacaaagaaattaaaacaaaattttgaacacccatatctcacaaatggctgttgtgaatttaatcaaatttgctgtgtggcgtaccctacttgggggacagctataatgcaaaaatggtgtgctttggagaaggggccatggagttatgcacgcatgaaaagctgttttctttcttcctgtaaatatactcacggtgtagttgccggctttcttggccacacgacacactaccgtgtgtcttgatacagtactatcatatatTCTGTAAAAATTCACCTACTTAATTGcattactatatgtgaccggatttgcgaaaaggtaccttttccacacatttgacattcCAGCAAACTAAATGATGTAACATTTAACTCCTCATACCAATTAACTTGcttttagtatcaaaatgtagccaaatactgtagttacattctttgaaaatttcaagcaattatatgccatgatcaaaaattatgaagctttaaagtccaaaaaaatgggtcaaattttgtgtgtgaaaaaggtaccttttcgcaaatccggtcacatatgcagtGCATATGAAAAACTAGTAGTTAATGT comes from Dysidea avara chromosome 4, odDysAvar1.4, whole genome shotgun sequence and encodes:
- the LOC136253679 gene encoding uncharacterized protein; translated protein: MESRKRAWITLQQLLQKSKTYRDEGKQVMKSNSLIAAKQCYNEALNCLVPGFQRLTALDDETKLPLKEEIAIIFGNLSLVNLRQGNPEEAYQNAHQSIAYNPTAKGHYRLAEACSYSPMHCKEALTNYHTSYSLEEDITTYCKYFILAVGVGHNPVVPEVLETYTPMLEKLICQPQFNFIHLEVLLLKQCSIPIPNIKCGIAIQKCSTFCIKELSALMKLGLQWNLVVALINHGTVPDEAAIEVSIHIYNKSVSTLFIAEKVLGVVQYDHLLSLAISKEWHGQFVNYCISQGGKFSPNDIWSVLKWKDDSKIKSLFKKLLKNGGSVNVKNSKGQYKCC